A region from the Wansuia hejianensis genome encodes:
- the rbfA gene encoding 30S ribosome-binding factor RbfA has protein sequence MRKNSIKNTRINGEVQRELSQIIRGEIKDPRIALMTSVTGAEVAPDLKTCKVYISVLGDDKAKTDTIAGLCSAEGYIRRMLAKNLNLRNTPELSFVLDESIEYGVNMSKLIDTVREKEKGEEDA, from the coding sequence GTGAGAAAAAACAGCATAAAAAATACCAGAATCAATGGAGAAGTGCAGAGAGAGCTGAGCCAGATCATACGGGGAGAGATTAAAGACCCCAGAATCGCGCTGATGACCTCTGTGACAGGCGCCGAAGTGGCTCCCGACCTGAAGACCTGTAAGGTGTATATCAGCGTTCTGGGAGACGATAAGGCGAAGACAGATACGATTGCAGGCCTTTGCAGTGCAGAGGGCTATATCCGCCGGATGCTGGCCAAGAACCTGAATCTGCGGAATACTCCGGAGCTGTCCTTCGTGCTGGATGAATCTATTGAATATGGAGTGAATATGTCAAAGCTGATTGATACTGTCAGGGAGAAGGAAAAAGGAGAAGAAGATGCATAA
- a CDS encoding L7Ae/L30e/S12e/Gadd45 family ribosomal protein produces MRLNSKKAASLIGLSMKAGKVASGEFATEKAVKQGWAHLVVAAEDASDNTKKKFGNMCAYYRVPFRCFLSKDELGRAIGKEYRACLAVLDENLAGAIEKQLNEQ; encoded by the coding sequence ATGCGTTTGAACAGTAAGAAAGCAGCCTCCCTGATCGGACTTTCGATGAAAGCGGGAAAAGTCGCAAGCGGTGAATTTGCAACCGAAAAAGCTGTGAAACAGGGATGGGCACACCTTGTCGTGGCAGCGGAGGACGCCTCCGATAACACAAAAAAGAAATTTGGGAATATGTGCGCATATTACCGGGTGCCGTTCCGGTGCTTCCTCAGCAAAGATGAGCTGGGAAGAGCCATTGGAAAGGAATACCGGGCCTGCCTCGCAGTGCTGGACGAAAATCTTGCAGGGGCAATTGAGAAACAGTTAAACGAGCAGTGA
- a CDS encoding mechanosensitive ion channel family protein codes for MFTWEALETWLKDTGGTALKFLIRVLLALLIYYVVSKLIKKLCKWLSKRMDQLHVEQSVKSFIVSLVRYGTLIFTVITIVVQLHIVEASAIAAVIASAGVGISLALKGGLSNFAGGVLILLLKPFRVGDYILVPAAEVEGTVKKIEMYYTTVTSIDNQVIMIPNAALTDNTITNVTAMDKRKLEIKVGISYQADMHRAKNILLELLDEDERIEQEERQVFVASLDASAVTVGFRAWVKTEDYWPVKWKMNERIKESFDSEGIEIPYNQLDVNIKEKGFGDKEQ; via the coding sequence ATGTTTACGTGGGAGGCGTTGGAAACCTGGCTGAAGGATACAGGCGGCACCGCATTAAAGTTTTTAATCCGTGTTCTGCTCGCCCTGCTGATCTATTATGTGGTCAGCAAGCTGATTAAAAAGCTGTGTAAGTGGCTGTCAAAAAGGATGGACCAGCTGCACGTAGAACAGTCGGTGAAAAGCTTTATTGTCTCTCTGGTGAGATACGGTACGCTGATTTTTACCGTTATAACAATAGTTGTGCAGCTTCATATAGTGGAAGCGTCAGCGATTGCGGCGGTGATCGCATCAGCCGGCGTGGGCATATCTCTGGCTTTGAAGGGCGGGCTGTCTAATTTCGCCGGAGGCGTTCTCATCCTTCTGCTGAAACCTTTCCGGGTCGGGGATTATATACTGGTCCCGGCGGCAGAGGTGGAGGGTACCGTCAAGAAAATAGAAATGTATTATACGACGGTGACAAGCATTGACAACCAGGTGATCATGATTCCAAATGCCGCTCTGACAGATAATACAATAACAAATGTAACGGCTATGGATAAACGGAAGCTGGAGATCAAGGTGGGCATTTCCTACCAGGCAGATATGCATCGGGCAAAGAACATTCTTCTGGAGCTGCTGGATGAGGACGAAAGGATCGAACAGGAAGAACGTCAGGTGTTTGTAGCTTCTTTGGATGCGAGCGCTGTTACCGTGGGTTTTCGCGCCTGGGTGAAGACAGAGGATTACTGGCCGGTAAAATGGAAGATGAATGAGCGTATTAAAGAAAGCTTTGATTCTGAGGGAATTGAAATCCCGTATAACCAACTGGATGTGAATATAAAGGAAAAGGGGTTTGGTGATAAAGAACAGTGA
- the nusA gene encoding transcription termination factor NusA, whose product MNTELMEALNILEQEKNISKGTLLEAIEQSLLQACKNHFGKADNVKVNIDPETCDFSVYAEKEVVEDVEDPVLQISLTDAKMRDPKYEVGDIVNVEIKSKEFGRIATQNAKNVILQKIREEERKVLYNQYYEKEHDVVTGIVQRYVGRNVSINLGKVDALLTENEMVKGETFKSSERIKLYVLEVKDTPKGPKILVSRTHPELVKRLFESEVAEVREGIIEMKSIAREAGSRTKIAVYSNDPDVDAVGACVGMNGIRVNSIVEELRGEKIDIINWDENPALMIENALSPAKVISVMADPDEKTAKVIVPDYQLSLAIGKEGQNARLAARLTGFKIDIKSETQAREAGDFDFYEEEYDEEYDGEYEEDYTEEGYDGYEEEPSVE is encoded by the coding sequence ATGAACACAGAGTTAATGGAAGCACTAAATATCCTGGAGCAGGAAAAGAACATCAGCAAGGGAACGCTTCTTGAGGCAATTGAGCAGTCACTTTTGCAGGCCTGTAAAAATCATTTCGGAAAAGCGGATAATGTAAAAGTAAACATTGACCCTGAAACCTGTGATTTTTCCGTCTATGCGGAGAAGGAAGTTGTGGAAGACGTGGAAGATCCTGTCCTTCAGATTAGCCTGACGGACGCCAAGATGCGTGATCCCAAGTATGAAGTGGGCGATATCGTGAATGTGGAGATCAAGTCCAAGGAATTCGGGCGCATTGCCACACAGAATGCCAAGAATGTCATTTTGCAGAAGATCCGTGAGGAAGAGAGGAAAGTCCTCTATAACCAGTATTATGAAAAAGAGCATGATGTGGTTACGGGTATCGTGCAGCGGTATGTGGGAAGGAACGTCAGCATCAACCTGGGCAAGGTGGATGCACTCCTGACTGAGAATGAGATGGTTAAGGGCGAAACCTTCAAATCCAGCGAGCGCATCAAGCTCTATGTGCTGGAGGTCAAGGATACGCCGAAAGGACCTAAGATCCTGGTTTCCAGAACACATCCGGAACTGGTAAAGCGGCTGTTTGAGTCCGAAGTGGCAGAGGTGAGAGAGGGAATCATAGAAATGAAGAGCATCGCCAGAGAGGCAGGCTCCCGGACTAAAATCGCCGTGTACAGCAACGATCCGGACGTAGATGCCGTTGGCGCCTGCGTCGGCATGAATGGAATCCGTGTGAATTCCATCGTAGAAGAACTCAGGGGAGAGAAAATTGACATCATCAATTGGGATGAGAACCCTGCCCTGATGATTGAGAACGCCCTTTCACCGGCCAAGGTCATTTCCGTCATGGCTGATCCGGATGAGAAGACAGCCAAGGTTATTGTCCCGGATTACCAGCTTTCCCTGGCAATTGGTAAGGAAGGACAGAACGCGAGGCTGGCCGCAAGGCTTACGGGCTTTAAGATAGATATCAAGAGCGAGACCCAGGCGCGTGAAGCGGGGGATTTCGATTTTTATGAAGAAGAGTACGATGAAGAATACGACGGAGAGTATGAGGAAGATTATACAGAAGAGGGTTATGACGGCTATGAAGAGGAGCCGTCAGTTGAATGA
- the rnpM gene encoding RNase P modulator RnpM codes for MRKCVGCNEMKSKKELIRILKTPEEEILLDITGRKNGRGAYLCKNPECLVMAARNKGLERSLGMKIPEEIYENLKKEMDAFEQ; via the coding sequence ATGCGAAAATGCGTCGGATGCAATGAAATGAAGAGCAAAAAAGAGCTGATCCGGATTCTGAAGACCCCGGAGGAAGAGATCCTTCTGGATATCACAGGAAGAAAAAACGGAAGAGGCGCTTATTTATGCAAAAACCCGGAATGCCTGGTGATGGCCGCCAGGAATAAGGGTCTGGAACGTTCTCTGGGCATGAAGATTCCGGAGGAGATCTACGAAAATCTGAAAAAGGAGATGGATGCGTTTGAACAGTAA
- the ftsH gene encoding ATP-dependent zinc metalloprotease FtsH — protein MKEVKKPRRPIMFYYGIALIVLLLLNMFLVPNLSKTKVEEVGYGKFLEMLGSGEIKEAEVNYDDRVVTFGDKSEPENYYKAGLMEDYKLVDRLEEAGITEYQTPIITKMSPILSALLGWVIPIVLVILVGQLLMRSVTKRMGDGMGNAMSFGKSNAKIYVQSETGIKFSDVAGEDEAKEILTEIVDFLHNPQKYTEIGAKMPKGALLVGPPGTGKTLLAKAVAGEANVPFFSISGSEFVEMFVGMGAAKVRDLFKQANEKAPCIVFIDEIDTIGKKRDGGGFSGNDEREQTLNQLLAEMDGFDARKGVIILAATNRPDSLDPALLRPGRFDRRVPVELPDLKGREEILKLHAKEIRISDNVDFNAIARAASGASGAELANMINEAALRAVRDGRKFVCQSDLEESVEVVIAGYQKKNKILTDKEKLIVAYHETGHALVAALQSHSAPVTKITIIPRTSGALGYTMQVDEGEHNLMSKEELENRIATFTGGRVAEDLVFHSVTTGAANDIEQATKMARAMITRFGMSDSFGMVALETVTNKYLGGDTSLACSESTAGKVDEMVVAVVKKQFEKARNLIQENISKLHELAKFLYEKETITGDEFMDILNRKPEELTATRFVTADTEE, from the coding sequence ATGAAAGAAGTAAAAAAGCCAAGGCGGCCAATTATGTTTTACTATGGAATTGCGTTAATTGTGCTGCTGCTTTTAAATATGTTTTTAGTGCCGAATCTTTCAAAAACCAAGGTGGAAGAAGTTGGATACGGCAAGTTCCTTGAGATGCTGGGAAGCGGAGAGATCAAGGAAGCGGAGGTAAATTACGATGACCGAGTAGTGACCTTTGGGGATAAGTCAGAACCGGAGAATTATTATAAGGCGGGGCTGATGGAGGATTACAAGCTTGTGGACAGGCTGGAGGAGGCAGGCATTACAGAGTACCAGACCCCCATCATCACGAAAATGTCCCCAATTCTCTCAGCACTTCTGGGATGGGTGATCCCGATCGTCCTGGTGATCCTGGTGGGACAGCTTCTGATGCGTTCCGTAACCAAACGGATGGGTGACGGCATGGGCAATGCCATGAGCTTCGGCAAGAGCAATGCTAAAATATACGTCCAGTCTGAGACCGGAATTAAATTTTCAGATGTGGCGGGAGAGGATGAAGCCAAGGAGATTCTGACAGAGATTGTAGATTTCCTTCACAACCCACAGAAATACACAGAAATCGGTGCCAAGATGCCCAAGGGCGCCCTGTTGGTAGGGCCTCCGGGAACCGGCAAGACTCTGTTGGCTAAGGCGGTTGCCGGGGAGGCGAATGTTCCGTTCTTCTCTATTTCCGGTTCGGAATTTGTGGAGATGTTCGTCGGTATGGGTGCAGCCAAGGTCAGGGATCTGTTTAAACAGGCCAATGAAAAAGCTCCCTGTATCGTATTCATAGATGAGATTGATACAATCGGCAAGAAGAGGGACGGTGGCGGTTTTTCTGGAAATGACGAACGTGAACAGACACTGAACCAGCTTCTGGCTGAGATGGATGGTTTTGACGCGCGGAAGGGTGTCATCATTCTGGCTGCAACCAACAGGCCGGATTCCCTGGACCCGGCTCTGCTGCGGCCGGGAAGGTTCGACCGTAGAGTTCCGGTTGAGCTTCCTGATCTTAAGGGCAGAGAAGAAATCCTGAAGCTTCACGCCAAAGAAATACGGATCAGCGACAACGTGGATTTTAACGCGATCGCGCGGGCGGCGTCCGGCGCCAGCGGCGCTGAACTGGCAAATATGATTAACGAAGCGGCGCTCCGCGCTGTCCGCGACGGACGGAAGTTCGTCTGCCAGTCTGACCTGGAAGAGAGCGTTGAGGTCGTTATCGCAGGATATCAGAAGAAAAATAAGATACTCACGGACAAAGAAAAGCTGATCGTTGCCTACCATGAGACGGGGCACGCCCTGGTTGCGGCGCTGCAGAGCCATTCTGCGCCAGTTACGAAGATCACGATCATACCCCGGACATCCGGAGCGCTGGGTTATACCATGCAGGTGGATGAGGGAGAACATAACCTGATGAGCAAAGAAGAGCTGGAGAACAGGATCGCCACGTTTACCGGCGGCCGTGTGGCCGAGGATCTGGTGTTTCATTCTGTGACTACGGGCGCTGCCAATGATATTGAGCAGGCGACCAAGATGGCCAGAGCTATGATTACCAGATTCGGGATGAGCGACAGCTTTGGCATGGTTGCGCTGGAAACTGTCACTAATAAATATCTGGGCGGCGATACGTCTCTGGCATGTTCGGAGAGCACCGCAGGCAAAGTTGACGAGATGGTCGTGGCAGTCGTGAAGAAACAATTTGAGAAAGCCCGGAATCTTATACAGGAGAATATTTCCAAGCTTCATGAGCTGGCAAAATTCCTTTATGAAAAAGAGACCATCACGGGAGATGAGTTTATGGATATTCTGAACCGGAAGCCGGAGGAACTGACGGCAACCAGGTTTGTGACAGCCGATACGGAAGAGTAA
- the infB gene encoding translation initiation factor IF-2 produces MPKIRIHELAKELNIDNKKVMEYLKEKKIEVKSHMSTLEENQEAMVRKAFSSQPEKKEEREAPAEAPKKKSNIIQVFRPQNATSKEAKNYRRPGQKPRPSGSRPAGGERPVQEKAEGRPAGTAAGQPAAAARPQVAAQSAESRSIPNERPSAEQSSNERPAEDRQPKSQGDSAQRSYGDRNQGDRPQRSYGDRNQGDRPQRSYGDRNQGDRPQRSYGDRNQGDRPQRSYGDRNQGDRPQRPYGDRNQGDRPQRPYGDRNQGDRPQRPYGDRNQGDRPQRPYGDRNQGDRPQRPYGDRNQGDRPQRPYGDRNQGDRPQRPYGDRNQGDRPQRPYGDRNQGNRPGYAGQSRPGQGNRPGYAGQGRNDRKDGDNRGGFDNRSRGPRTDRDKKPETIDLGLKKPSRDTSHKDKDKNKDSLRENKFVSDRRGSGANRPNQGRRPNQNLPKALQKPAHKPREEKKEEIKEIILPEKMTIRELAEKMKLQPSVIVKKLFLDGIMVTVNQEIDFEKAQEIALGYDIIAEPEEKIDVIEELLKEEDEDESVLVPRPPVVCVMGHVDHGKTSLLDAIRDAHVTDREAGGITQHIGAYGVSINGQRITFLDTPGHEAFTAMRMRGANSTDIAVLVVAADDGVMPQTIEAINHAKAAGVEIIVAINKIDKPSANVDRVKQELSEYELIPEDWGGSTVFVPVSAKTHEGIDNLLEMILLTAEVLELKANPKRHARGLVLEAKLDKGKGPVANILVQKGTLHVGDYIAAGACSGKVRAMMDENSRRLKEAGPSTPVEVLGLNDVPNAGEILVATETDKEAKNFAATFVSEGKNRLLEDTKAKMSLDDLFSQIQEGNLKELNIVVKADVQGSVEAVKQSLVKLSNEEVVVKIVHGGVGAINESDVTLAAASNAIVIGFNVRPDVTAKAIAEQEGVDMRLYRVIYQAIEDVEAAMKGMLDPVFEEKVIGHAEIRQLFKASGVGTIAGSYVLDGIFQRGASVRITREGKQIFEGPLASLKRFKDDVKEVKTGYECGLVFDGFNDIQELDQVEAYIMVEVPR; encoded by the coding sequence ATGCCAAAAATAAGGATACATGAGCTTGCGAAGGAGTTAAACATAGACAACAAAAAAGTGATGGAATATTTAAAAGAAAAAAAGATAGAGGTTAAAAGCCATATGAGTACACTGGAAGAAAACCAGGAGGCAATGGTAAGAAAGGCATTTTCTTCCCAGCCTGAAAAGAAGGAAGAAAGAGAGGCCCCCGCAGAGGCGCCAAAGAAAAAATCAAATATCATACAGGTGTTCCGTCCCCAGAACGCCACAAGTAAAGAAGCAAAAAATTACAGGCGTCCGGGTCAGAAACCACGCCCCTCAGGCAGCAGGCCGGCAGGCGGAGAGCGTCCGGTTCAGGAAAAGGCGGAAGGCAGGCCGGCAGGAACTGCAGCAGGCCAGCCGGCAGCGGCAGCCCGTCCCCAGGTAGCCGCACAGAGTGCGGAGAGCCGAAGCATCCCCAATGAGCGGCCGTCTGCTGAGCAGTCATCGAATGAACGGCCGGCAGAGGACCGTCAGCCGAAGAGCCAGGGCGATTCCGCCCAGAGGAGCTACGGGGACAGGAACCAGGGAGACCGTCCGCAGAGGAGCTACGGGGACAGGAACCAGGGAGACCGCCCGCAGAGAAGCTATGGGGATAGGAACCAGGGAGACCGCCCGCAGAGAAGCTATGGGGACAGGAACCAGGGAGACCGCCCGCAGAGAAGCTATGGGGACAGGAATCAGGGAGACCGCCCGCAGAGACCTTACGGGGACAGGAATCAGGGAGACCGCCCGCAGAGACCTTACGGGGACAGGAACCAGGGAGACCGCCCGCAGAGACCTTACGGGGACAGAAACCAGGGAGACCGTCCGCAGAGACCTTACGGGGACAGGAACCAGGGAGACCGTCCGCAGAGACCTTACGGGGACAGGAACCAGGGAGACCGTCCGCAGAGACCTTACGGGGACAGGAATCAGGGAGACCGTCCGCAGAGACCTTACGGGGACAGGAACCAGGGAGACCGTCCGCAGAGACCTTATGGAGACAGAAACCAGGGGAACCGTCCCGGATACGCGGGCCAGAGCCGTCCGGGCCAGGGGAACCGCCCCGGGTACGCAGGCCAGGGACGCAATGACAGAAAAGACGGCGATAACAGAGGTGGATTTGACAACCGCAGCCGCGGACCGAGAACAGACAGGGACAAGAAACCCGAGACAATCGATTTAGGACTGAAGAAACCCTCAAGAGATACCAGCCATAAGGACAAAGACAAAAACAAAGATTCTTTGAGAGAGAATAAATTTGTAAGCGACCGCCGCGGCAGCGGCGCCAATCGCCCGAACCAGGGGCGGAGGCCGAACCAGAATCTTCCGAAGGCACTCCAGAAACCGGCTCACAAGCCAAGGGAGGAGAAGAAGGAGGAGATCAAAGAGATCATCCTTCCGGAGAAGATGACGATTCGGGAACTGGCTGAGAAGATGAAGCTGCAGCCGTCCGTAATCGTTAAAAAGCTGTTCCTGGATGGCATAATGGTCACGGTAAACCAGGAAATTGATTTCGAGAAGGCTCAGGAAATCGCTCTGGGATACGACATCATTGCAGAACCGGAAGAAAAGATAGACGTGATTGAAGAGCTTCTGAAGGAAGAAGATGAGGATGAAAGCGTTCTGGTGCCGCGTCCTCCGGTAGTCTGTGTCATGGGTCACGTTGACCATGGTAAGACTTCACTTCTGGATGCCATCCGTGACGCCCATGTGACAGACCGTGAGGCCGGCGGGATTACCCAGCATATCGGCGCATATGGCGTATCCATTAACGGCCAGAGGATCACATTCCTGGATACGCCCGGCCATGAGGCGTTTACTGCCATGCGGATGAGAGGGGCCAATTCAACGGATATTGCCGTACTGGTGGTGGCTGCCGATGACGGAGTTATGCCGCAGACCATTGAGGCGATCAACCATGCAAAAGCAGCGGGTGTAGAGATCATTGTTGCAATCAACAAAATTGATAAGCCCAGCGCCAATGTGGACCGCGTAAAACAGGAGCTGTCTGAATATGAACTGATTCCAGAAGACTGGGGCGGGAGCACCGTATTTGTCCCGGTGTCTGCCAAGACACATGAAGGAATTGACAACCTGCTGGAGATGATTCTTCTGACGGCCGAGGTGCTGGAGCTGAAAGCTAACCCGAAGCGGCATGCCCGCGGCCTGGTGCTGGAGGCGAAACTGGATAAGGGCAAGGGCCCTGTGGCCAACATTCTGGTTCAGAAGGGCACCCTGCATGTGGGAGATTATATCGCTGCCGGAGCCTGCTCCGGTAAGGTGCGTGCGATGATGGATGAGAATTCCAGGAGGCTGAAGGAGGCTGGTCCCTCCACTCCAGTGGAGGTTCTCGGCCTGAATGATGTGCCCAACGCGGGAGAGATCCTGGTGGCCACCGAGACAGACAAGGAAGCCAAGAACTTTGCGGCCACCTTCGTATCCGAAGGGAAGAACAGGCTGCTGGAAGATACAAAAGCGAAGATGTCTCTGGATGATCTGTTCAGCCAGATTCAGGAAGGTAACTTGAAGGAACTGAACATCGTTGTGAAAGCAGATGTTCAGGGCTCCGTGGAAGCGGTAAAACAGTCGCTTGTGAAGCTGTCCAATGAAGAGGTGGTGGTTAAGATCGTACACGGCGGCGTCGGCGCCATTAATGAGTCAGATGTGACTCTGGCAGCAGCGTCCAATGCCATCGTGATCGGTTTCAATGTCCGTCCGGACGTAACGGCAAAAGCCATTGCGGAGCAGGAAGGCGTGGATATGCGCCTTTACCGCGTGATCTACCAGGCGATTGAAGACGTGGAAGCGGCCATGAAGGGCATGCTGGACCCCGTTTTCGAGGAGAAAGTGATCGGCCATGCGGAAATCCGCCAGCTGTTCAAGGCCTCCGGCGTCGGTACGATTGCGGGAAGCTATGTGCTGGACGGCATCTTCCAGAGAGGCGCCTCTGTCCGGATTACCCGGGAGGGCAAGCAGATATTCGAAGGCCCCCTGGCATCTCTGAAGCGTTTCAAGGACGATGTAAAAGAAGTCAAGACCGGCTACGAATGTGGCCTGGTGTTCGACGGCTTCAACGACATCCAGGAGCTGGATCAGGTAGAAGCCTATATTATGGTGGAAGTACCCAGGTAG
- a CDS encoding ribosome maturation factor RimP has translation MSKKESYEKRAEILLLPIITANGFELVDVEYVKEGSNWYLRAYIDKEGGITVDDCETVSRAFGDKLDEEDFIEDSYILEVSSPGLGRPLKKEKDYARSMGKKLEIRTFRPVDRQKEFYGVLTAYDESSVTIELEDGRQMTFQKPELALIRLAFEF, from the coding sequence ATGAGTAAAAAAGAGAGCTATGAAAAGAGGGCGGAAATCCTGCTTTTACCGATTATTACGGCAAATGGGTTTGAACTCGTGGATGTGGAATATGTGAAAGAAGGAAGCAACTGGTATCTCCGGGCGTACATTGACAAGGAAGGCGGGATCACAGTCGATGACTGCGAGACAGTGAGCCGGGCATTTGGGGATAAGCTGGATGAGGAAGATTTTATTGAGGATTCCTATATTCTGGAGGTGAGTTCGCCAGGTCTGGGCCGTCCGCTGAAGAAGGAGAAGGACTATGCCAGAAGCATGGGGAAGAAGCTGGAGATTCGCACCTTCCGTCCGGTCGACAGACAAAAAGAATTCTATGGGGTTCTGACAGCATATGATGAAAGCAGTGTGACTATAGAACTGGAGGACGGCCGGCAGATGACATTCCAGAAACCGGAGCTGGCGCTGATCCGACTCGCATTTGAGTTTTAG
- the glgB gene encoding 1,4-alpha-glucan branching protein GlgB has translation MEDKLYDLMDWAEIEAVVYSEEDHPREILGPRVTPEGILIQCFFPGETRVSVKTLSDNRLHPMVLEDEAGFFAVLLKGRQIPKYMYVLGGERGGKEVLDPYAFPPRITAREEAKFQAGVCYRIYEKMGAHPMAIDGVEGVYFAVWAPNAVRVSVVGDFNRWDGRVHQMNRLDSGIFEIFLPGLEAGALYKYEIKAKGGLTYLKADPYANAAELRPDTASVVADLTRFVWDDEGWMQEQRKLQRPDRPMFIYEMHLGSWKKPEEEGREFCNYRELAPLLADYLRDMGYTHVELMPVMEHPLDESWGYQVTGYYAPTSRYGTPEDFMYFMNYMHRSGIGVILDWVPAHFPKDTFGLSAFDGTCLYEHQDPRKGMHPHWGTLIYNYGRPEVKNFLISNALFWADKYHADGIRMDAVASMLYLDYGKNDGEWVANIYGGNENLEAVEFLKHLNSIMKKKYPEVLMIAEESTAWPMITGSLDSDGLGFDYKWNMGWMNDFLGYMRYDPVYRGAHHDELTFSMVYAYSEKFLLSLSHDEVVHGKGTLLNKMPGTPEQKFGNLRAAYGYMVAHPGKKLLFMGQEFGQEPEWSEKRELDWPELQQEEHRQMQAYTQALVKLYTSHPALYELDFSSDGFEWINCLEWEKNLLIFLRKTKREEDTLLIVCNFSNVEYDDYMIGVPYAGKYKEIFNSDAETFGGSGAVNPRVKFSREKEWDERKNSIKVKIPPLGISIYQYTKAVEKLADNQSAKRKKKPAAKAKNLKEELEEKFEKEEK, from the coding sequence ATGGAAGATAAACTATATGATTTGATGGATTGGGCGGAGATAGAGGCGGTCGTATACTCGGAGGAGGATCATCCAAGGGAGATTCTGGGACCCAGGGTAACTCCGGAAGGGATACTGATCCAGTGCTTTTTTCCTGGTGAAACCCGGGTGAGCGTGAAAACCCTTTCTGATAACCGCCTTCACCCCATGGTGCTGGAGGACGAAGCCGGATTTTTCGCCGTACTGCTGAAAGGCAGGCAGATTCCCAAATATATGTATGTGCTGGGCGGAGAACGGGGTGGAAAAGAAGTGCTTGATCCCTATGCCTTTCCGCCGCGGATCACTGCGAGAGAGGAAGCCAAGTTCCAGGCCGGGGTGTGTTACCGGATCTATGAAAAAATGGGCGCCCACCCGATGGCAATTGACGGAGTAGAGGGTGTGTATTTTGCCGTCTGGGCACCAAATGCCGTCCGGGTTTCCGTGGTAGGTGATTTTAACCGCTGGGACGGCCGTGTCCATCAGATGAACCGGCTGGATTCCGGGATTTTTGAAATATTCCTTCCGGGACTGGAGGCCGGAGCCTTATATAAATATGAAATCAAGGCGAAAGGCGGGCTTACTTACCTGAAGGCTGATCCCTATGCCAACGCCGCTGAACTCAGGCCGGATACAGCCTCTGTGGTTGCGGATTTGACACGGTTTGTATGGGATGACGAGGGCTGGATGCAGGAACAGAGGAAGCTCCAGCGGCCGGACAGGCCTATGTTTATTTATGAAATGCACTTAGGTTCCTGGAAAAAGCCAGAGGAGGAGGGCCGGGAATTCTGCAATTACCGGGAGCTGGCTCCCCTGCTGGCAGATTATCTGAGGGATATGGGCTATACTCATGTGGAGTTGATGCCTGTCATGGAGCATCCGCTGGACGAGTCCTGGGGATACCAGGTAACGGGTTATTATGCGCCGACCAGCCGATACGGGACTCCGGAAGATTTCATGTACTTTATGAACTATATGCACCGTTCCGGAATTGGTGTGATACTGGACTGGGTGCCGGCACATTTCCCGAAGGATACGTTTGGGCTGTCGGCTTTTGACGGCACCTGCCTGTATGAGCATCAGGATCCGCGAAAAGGAATGCATCCCCACTGGGGAACCCTGATCTATAATTACGGCCGTCCGGAGGTGAAAAATTTCCTGATTTCCAATGCGCTGTTCTGGGCGGATAAGTATCATGCGGATGGTATCCGGATGGATGCAGTGGCTTCCATGCTCTATCTGGACTATGGAAAAAACGACGGCGAGTGGGTCGCGAATATCTATGGAGGCAACGAGAACCTGGAAGCAGTGGAATTCTTGAAACATCTGAATTCCATTATGAAGAAAAAGTATCCAGAAGTTCTCATGATTGCCGAAGAGTCCACAGCCTGGCCGATGATTACGGGCAGTCTGGACAGCGACGGGCTGGGATTCGATTATAAATGGAATATGGGATGGATGAATGATTTCCTGGGATATATGCGTTATGATCCGGTTTATCGGGGGGCACATCATGATGAGTTGACGTTCAGCATGGTCTATGCGTACAGTGAAAAGTTCCTCCTGAGCCTGTCCCACGACGAAGTGGTGCATGGCAAGGGGACGCTGTTAAATAAAATGCCTGGTACGCCAGAGCAGAAGTTCGGCAACCTGCGGGCTGCCTACGGCTACATGGTGGCGCATCCTGGGAAAAAGCTCCTTTTTATGGGGCAGGAGTTCGGTCAAGAGCCGGAATGGTCTGAAAAGAGAGAACTGGACTGGCCGGAACTTCAGCAGGAGGAGCACCGTCAGATGCAGGCATACACTCAGGCGCTGGTGAAACTGTATACCAGCCATCCCGCCCTCTATGAGCTGGATTTTTCATCGGATGGTTTTGAATGGATCAATTGCCTGGAATGGGAAAAAAATCTTCTGATTTTCCTCCGCAAGACGAAGAGAGAGGAAGATACACTGCTGATCGTGTGCAATTTTTCCAATGTGGAATACGATGACTATATGATCGGAGTGCCCTATGCGGGCAAATACAAAGAAATTTTCAACAGTGATGCGGAGACTTTCGGAGGAAGCGGAGCGGTTAACCCCAGAGTGAAATTCAGCCGTGAAAAAGAATGGGATGAGAGAAAGAATTCCATCAAGGTAAAGATACCGCCGCTTGGAATCTCCATATACCAGTATACGAAGGCGGTAGAAAAGCTGGCGGATAACCAGTCCGCAAAACGCAAGAAGAAACCAGCGGCAAAGGCGAAGAACCTGAAAGAGGAGCTGGAGGAAAAGTTCGAAAAAGAGGAGAAATAA